A portion of the Pseudomonas protegens CHA0 genome contains these proteins:
- a CDS encoding LysR family transcriptional regulator yields the protein MSSILDLEIFVRTADAGSISAAARSLGLTAAAASIALKRLETRLGSRLLARSTRSMRLTEEGRRYLESVRLALATLEDGELALKQQSQGLAGVLQLSAPSDFGRNALLPWLDEFKAEHPQLRLQLRLDDRHADLFRDAVDVALRFGVPEDSSLVALPILPGHRRIACASPAYLARCGVPQNPEALAGHSALLYLRNGQPYDRWRFSRDSETREVLVRGDYLCDDGEVARRWALAGHGIVYKARLDVAEDIRAGRLVPLLGDWQGEPAPFNLLCPHRLQVSQRVRLLHSFVLQRCRALCP from the coding sequence ATGAGCTCGATACTGGACCTGGAAATCTTCGTACGCACCGCCGATGCCGGGAGCATTTCCGCCGCGGCCCGCTCCCTGGGCCTGACCGCCGCAGCCGCCAGCATCGCCCTCAAGCGCCTGGAAACCCGCCTCGGCAGCCGTCTGCTGGCGCGTTCCACCCGCAGCATGAGGCTCACCGAGGAAGGCCGCCGCTACCTGGAAAGCGTGCGCCTGGCCCTGGCCACCCTGGAGGACGGCGAGCTGGCGCTCAAGCAGCAGAGCCAGGGCCTGGCCGGGGTGCTGCAGTTGTCGGCGCCCTCGGACTTCGGGCGCAATGCCCTGCTTCCCTGGCTCGATGAATTCAAGGCCGAGCACCCGCAACTGCGCCTGCAACTGCGGCTCGATGATCGCCACGCCGACCTGTTCCGCGACGCTGTGGATGTGGCCCTGCGCTTTGGCGTGCCCGAGGATTCCAGCCTGGTGGCCTTGCCGATTCTCCCCGGGCACCGGCGCATCGCCTGCGCCAGCCCGGCCTACCTGGCCCGTTGCGGGGTGCCGCAAAACCCCGAGGCGCTGGCCGGGCACAGCGCCCTGCTGTACCTGCGCAATGGCCAGCCCTATGACCGCTGGCGTTTCAGCCGCGACAGCGAAACCCGCGAAGTCCTGGTGCGTGGCGATTACCTGTGCGACGACGGTGAGGTGGCCCGGCGCTGGGCCCTGGCCGGCCACGGCATTGTCTACAAGGCCCGGCTGGATGTGGCCGAGGACATCCGCGCCGGGCGCCTGGTGCCGCTGCTCGGCGACTGGCAAGGGGAACCGGCCCCCTTCAACTTGCTGTGCCCCCATCGCCTGCAGGTTTCCCAGCGGGTGCGCCTGCTGCACAGCTTTGTGTTGCAACGCTGCCGGGCGCTGTGTCCCTGA
- a CDS encoding aldo/keto reductase, translated as MSYRILGHSGLKVSSLTLGTMMFGEQTSTEDSLRIIDKAWDQGINFIDTADVYTQGRSEEIVGEAIASHRHEWVLASKVGFGPVDGVPNRSGLSRKHIFNGIEASLTRLGTDYLDIYYLHREDHNTPLEVSISAIGDLLRQGKIRYWGLSNYRGWRIAEAIRVADQLGVDRPVISQPLYNIVNRQAEGEQITAARAYGLGVVPYSPLARGVLSGKYAPDVTPDAASRAGRQDKRILETEWRVESLRIAQQIQEYAQERGAGIVEFAIAWVLNNQAVSSAIVGPRTEAQWDAYTRALEVKISPEDEAFIDALVTPGHASTPGFNDVGHFVSGRFAHLG; from the coding sequence ATGAGCTATCGCATCCTCGGCCATTCCGGTCTCAAGGTTTCCAGCCTGACCCTGGGCACCATGATGTTCGGCGAGCAGACCAGTACCGAAGACTCGCTGCGTATCATCGACAAGGCCTGGGACCAGGGGATCAACTTCATCGACACCGCCGACGTCTATACCCAGGGCCGCTCCGAGGAGATCGTCGGCGAAGCCATTGCCAGCCACCGCCATGAGTGGGTGCTGGCGTCCAAGGTCGGCTTCGGTCCGGTGGACGGCGTGCCCAACCGCAGCGGCCTGAGCCGCAAGCACATCTTCAACGGCATCGAGGCCAGCCTGACCCGCCTGGGCACCGATTACCTGGACATCTACTACCTGCACCGCGAAGACCACAACACACCTCTGGAAGTGAGCATCTCGGCCATCGGCGACCTGTTGCGCCAGGGCAAGATCCGCTACTGGGGCCTGTCCAATTATCGGGGCTGGCGGATTGCCGAGGCGATTCGAGTCGCCGACCAGTTGGGGGTGGACCGCCCGGTGATCAGCCAGCCGCTGTACAACATCGTCAACCGCCAGGCCGAGGGCGAGCAGATCACCGCCGCCCGCGCCTATGGCCTGGGCGTGGTGCCCTACAGCCCCCTGGCCCGTGGTGTGCTCAGCGGCAAGTATGCGCCGGACGTCACCCCGGACGCCGCCAGCCGCGCCGGGCGCCAGGACAAGCGCATCCTGGAGACCGAATGGCGGGTCGAATCCCTGCGCATCGCCCAGCAGATCCAGGAATACGCCCAGGAGCGCGGGGCCGGGATCGTCGAGTTCGCCATTGCCTGGGTACTGAACAACCAGGCGGTGAGCTCGGCCATTGTCGGCCCGCGCACTGAAGCCCAGTGGGACGCCTACACCCGGGCCCTGGAGGTGAAGATCAGCCCTGAGGACGAAGCCTTCATCGACGCGCTGGTGACCCCGGGGCACGCCTCGACACCCGGTTTCAATGATGTCGGCCATTTTGTCTCCGGACGTTTTGCGCATCTGGGCTAA
- the rarD gene encoding EamA family transporter RarD: MSKGIALSVLASVLFAVMYFYTSLLAPLTGVEIFGWRMLLTLPCMTLFMLLAGEWHRVDEVLRRVRSKPVLGPALLLSSALVGVQLWLFMWAPLNGHSLDVSQGYFLLPLTMVLTGRIVYGERLSRLQKLAAVLACIGVLNELYQVGSFSWATLVVALGYPLYFVLRKRLGTDHLGGLWVDMALLMPVALWVVQSGEQGIAVVAAQPWLYLLIPVLGVISASALVCYIIASRLLAFSLFGLLSYVEPVLLLLVALLLGESIKAGEWLTYVPIWLAVLVLVLEGVRHLLRQRRG; this comes from the coding sequence GTGTCTAAAGGTATTGCGTTATCGGTTCTGGCGTCGGTGCTGTTTGCCGTCATGTATTTCTACACCTCGCTGCTGGCGCCCCTGACCGGGGTGGAGATCTTCGGCTGGCGAATGTTGCTGACCCTGCCCTGCATGACCCTGTTCATGCTGCTGGCCGGTGAATGGCACCGGGTCGACGAAGTGCTGCGACGGGTGCGCAGCAAGCCCGTGCTGGGCCCGGCGCTGCTGCTGTCGTCGGCGCTGGTCGGGGTGCAGCTCTGGCTGTTCATGTGGGCACCGCTCAACGGCCACAGCCTGGATGTATCCCAGGGCTATTTCCTGCTGCCGCTGACCATGGTCCTGACCGGGCGCATCGTCTATGGCGAACGTCTGTCGCGGCTGCAGAAGCTGGCAGCGGTGCTGGCCTGCATCGGCGTGCTCAACGAGCTGTACCAGGTGGGCAGTTTTTCCTGGGCGACCCTGGTGGTGGCCCTGGGCTACCCGCTGTATTTCGTCTTGCGCAAGCGCCTGGGCACCGACCACCTGGGCGGCCTGTGGGTGGACATGGCCCTGCTAATGCCGGTGGCGCTGTGGGTGGTGCAGAGCGGCGAACAGGGCATTGCCGTGGTCGCGGCCCAACCCTGGCTGTACCTGCTGATTCCCGTGCTGGGGGTGATCAGTGCCTCGGCGCTGGTGTGCTACATCATTGCCAGCCGCTTGCTGGCCTTCAGCCTGTTCGGCCTGCTCAGCTATGTGGAACCGGTACTGCTGCTGTTGGTGGCGCTGCTGCTGGGGGAAAGCATCAAGGCCGGGGAATGGCTGACCTACGTGCCGATCTGGCTGGCGGTGCTGGTCCTGGTGCTCGAAGGCGTGCGCCATCTGCTGCGCCAGCGCCGGGGCTGA
- the hpaR gene encoding homoprotocatechuate degradation operon regulator HpaR, with translation MNTPRPSLTLTLLQAREAAMAFFRPSLNQHDLTEQQWRVIRILRQNGELESHQLAKMACILPPSMTGVLTRLERDQYVSRRKSPEDQRRLFITLTDKGQACFESMSGDMEINYQKIQQQFGEDKMQALLALLNELKQIKP, from the coding sequence ATGAACACACCCAGACCTTCCCTGACCTTGACCCTGCTGCAGGCCCGTGAGGCCGCCATGGCGTTTTTCCGTCCCTCGCTGAACCAGCACGACCTGACCGAACAGCAATGGCGGGTGATCCGCATCCTGCGCCAGAACGGCGAGCTGGAGAGCCATCAGCTGGCGAAGATGGCCTGCATCCTGCCGCCGAGCATGACCGGCGTGCTGACCCGCCTGGAGCGCGACCAGTACGTCAGCCGGCGCAAGTCTCCGGAAGACCAGCGCCGCCTGTTCATCACCCTGACCGACAAGGGCCAGGCCTGTTTCGAATCCATGAGCGGCGACATGGAAATCAACTACCAGAAGATCCAGCAGCAGTTCGGCGAAGACAAGATGCAAGCCTTGCTGGCCCTGCTCAACGAACTGAAGCAGATCAAGCCCTGA
- the hppD gene encoding 4-hydroxyphenylpyruvate dioxygenase: MADIFENPMGLMGFEFIEFASPTPNTLEPIFEIMGFTKVATHRSKDVHLYRQGAINLILNNEPHSVASYFAAEHGPSVCGMAFRVKDSQKAYNRALELGAQPIHIETGPMELNLPAIKGIGGAPLYLIDRFGEGSSIYDIDFVFLEGVDRNPKGAGLKIIDHLTHNVYRGRMAYWAGFYEKLFNFREIRYFDIKGEYTGLTSKAMTAPDGMIRIPLNEESSKGAGQIEEFLMQFNGEGIQHVAFLTDDLVKTWDALKKIGMRFMTAPPDTYYEMLEGRLPNHGEPVNELQSRGILLDGSSEAGDKRLLLQIFSETLMGPVFFEFIQRKGDDGFGEGNFKALFESIERDQVRRGVLATE, translated from the coding sequence ATGGCAGATATCTTCGAAAACCCAATGGGCCTGATGGGCTTTGAATTCATCGAATTCGCATCGCCTACCCCCAACACCCTCGAACCGATCTTCGAGATCATGGGTTTCACTAAAGTCGCGACCCATCGTTCAAAAGACGTGCATCTGTATCGCCAGGGTGCGATCAACCTGATCCTCAACAACGAACCCCATAGCGTCGCTTCCTACTTCGCGGCCGAGCACGGCCCGTCGGTGTGCGGCATGGCGTTCCGGGTCAAGGATTCGCAAAAGGCCTACAACCGCGCCCTGGAACTGGGCGCCCAGCCGATTCACATTGAAACCGGCCCGATGGAACTGAACCTGCCGGCGATCAAGGGCATTGGCGGCGCGCCGCTGTACCTGATCGACCGTTTCGGCGAGGGCAGCTCGATCTACGACATCGACTTCGTGTTCCTCGAAGGCGTGGACCGCAACCCCAAGGGCGCGGGCCTGAAGATCATCGACCACCTGACCCACAACGTGTACCGCGGGCGCATGGCCTACTGGGCCGGCTTCTACGAGAAGCTGTTCAACTTCCGCGAGATCCGCTACTTCGACATCAAGGGCGAGTACACCGGCCTGACTTCCAAGGCCATGACCGCTCCGGATGGCATGATCCGCATCCCGCTGAACGAGGAATCGTCCAAGGGCGCCGGGCAGATCGAGGAGTTCCTGATGCAGTTCAATGGCGAGGGCATCCAGCACGTGGCCTTCCTCACCGACGACCTGGTCAAGACCTGGGACGCCCTGAAGAAGATCGGTATGCGCTTCATGACCGCGCCACCGGACACCTACTACGAAATGCTTGAAGGGCGCCTGCCGAATCACGGCGAGCCGGTCAACGAGCTGCAATCGCGGGGCATCCTGCTGGACGGTTCTTCGGAAGCCGGCGACAAGCGCCTGCTGCTGCAGATCTTCTCGGAAACCCTGATGGGCCCGGTGTTCTTCGAATTCATCCAGCGCAAGGGCGACGATGGCTTCGGCGAGGGCAACTTCAAGGCACTGTTCGAATCGATCGAACGCGACCAGGTGCGTCGTGGCGTACTCGCCACCGAGTAA
- a CDS encoding DMT family transporter codes for MSESNISGPLAGEYRDLAVYGRLATVTMIWGGTFVAGRYLAGGLSPLLAASLRFLLASLALLGFMAVARIPLVRPSLRQFGQLALLGFFGIFFYNLCFFLGLEQVKASRASLIVALNPAVIALASWALFKERLGRRKLLGIALCLCGAALVICSRDPSALAAQAGSWQGDLLILGCVLGWGVYSLFSRGLNHSLGSLQTVTCSILLGTLMLCAATLIRGEFDLQAVARLNLAQGLSLLYLGVLGSALAYIWYYDGLRRIGATRCGVFIALNPLTAVILGALLLGEQLSPVMGVGGALILGGIYQCNKPLAGGAKKAIL; via the coding sequence ATGAGTGAAAGCAATATCAGCGGCCCCCTGGCGGGCGAATACCGGGACCTGGCGGTGTATGGCCGCCTTGCGACAGTCACCATGATCTGGGGCGGCACCTTCGTTGCCGGGCGCTACCTGGCCGGCGGGCTCTCGCCCTTGCTGGCCGCCAGCCTGCGGTTCCTGCTGGCCAGCCTGGCCTTGCTCGGCTTCATGGCCGTGGCGCGTATTCCCCTGGTGCGGCCCAGCCTCAGGCAGTTCGGCCAACTGGCACTATTGGGGTTCTTCGGGATCTTCTTCTACAACCTGTGTTTCTTCCTCGGCCTGGAGCAGGTCAAGGCTTCTCGGGCATCGTTGATCGTGGCCCTGAACCCGGCAGTGATTGCCCTGGCGTCCTGGGCGCTATTCAAGGAGCGCCTGGGCCGGCGCAAGCTGTTGGGCATTGCCCTGTGCCTCTGTGGCGCGGCCCTGGTGATCTGCAGCCGTGACCCTTCGGCCCTGGCGGCGCAGGCCGGGAGCTGGCAAGGCGACCTGCTGATTCTTGGCTGCGTGCTGGGCTGGGGCGTGTACTCGCTGTTCTCCAGGGGGCTGAACCACAGCCTGGGCTCATTGCAAACCGTGACCTGCTCGATCCTCCTGGGCACCCTGATGCTCTGCGCCGCCACCCTGATCCGTGGCGAGTTCGACCTGCAGGCGGTGGCTCGCCTGAACCTGGCCCAGGGCTTGAGCCTGCTGTACCTGGGCGTGCTGGGTTCGGCGCTGGCCTATATCTGGTATTACGACGGCTTGCGGCGGATCGGTGCCACCCGTTGCGGTGTATTCATCGCCCTCAATCCGCTGACGGCGGTGATCCTCGGCGCGCTCTTGCTGGGAGAACAGTTGAGCCCGGTGATGGGGGTGGGCGGGGCGCTGATTCTCGGCGGTATCTACCAGTGCAACAAACCCCTTGCGGGCGGGGCAAAAAAGGCGATTTTATAG